One window of the Zea mays cultivar B73 chromosome 3, Zm-B73-REFERENCE-NAM-5.0, whole genome shotgun sequence genome contains the following:
- the LOC103650144 gene encoding neutral/alkaline invertase 1, mitochondrial, whose translation MNGQTPMGLAAVAVRPCCSRLISSASAAAASKTAAGTATSLFPRLPHPHHPPYGRRLPFLVSAASQSQAGPGTPPTPVPAPVPSDPRAAVSGNLPFFDRVLFPDSFPLETPPSKEEEDAAALQTDEAVAPAVPLREETETEREAWRLLRRAVVSYCGEPVGTVAAEDPECTEMLNYDQVFIRDFVPSALAFLMRGETEIVRNFLLHTLQLQSWEKTVDCYSPGQGLMPASFKIRTVPLDENNEGFEEVLDPDFGEAAIGRVAPVDSGLWWIILLRAYCKITGDNALLERVDVQTGIQLILSLCLADGFDMFPTLLVTDGSCMIDRRMGIHGHPLEIQALFYSALRCSREMLVVNNGSKNLIRAINNRLSALSFHIREYYWVDMKKINEIYRYKTEEYSHDATNKFNIYPEQIPSWLVDWIPEKGGYLIGNLQPAHMDFRFFSLGNLWAIASSLTTPKQAEGILSLIEEKWDDLVANMPLKICFPAMEDDEWRIITGSDPKNTPWSYHNGGSWPTLLWQFTLACIKMGRPELARRAIAVAEERLSDDKWPEYYDTRSGRFVGKQSRSYQTWTIAGFLTSKMLLENPELASILTCDEDLELLQGCACCLSKKRTRCSRRVAKPHAGVKL comes from the exons ATGAATGGTCAAACCCCGATGGGGCTCGCCGCCGTAGCAGTGAGGCCGTGCTGCAGCCGCCTCATCTCGTCCGCCTCCGCCGCCGCGGCGTCAAAGACGGCGGCGGGCACCGCGACCTCGCTCTTCCCCAGATTGCCCCACCCGCACCACCCCCCGTACGGCCGGCGCCTCCCCTTCCTCGTCTCCGCGGCGTCGCAGTCGCAGGCCGGCCCGGGCACTCCTCCCACCCCTGTACCAGCCCCCGTCCCCTCCGACCCCCGCGCTGCCGTTTCCGGCAACCTTCCTTTCTTCGACCGCGTCCTCTTTCCCGACTCGTTCCCGCTTGAGACCCCGCCCTCCAAGGAGGAGGAGGACGCGGCAGCGCTGCAGACCGATGAGGCCGTGGCGCCGGCCGTCCCCTTGAGGGAGGAGACGGAGACAGAGAGGGAGGCGTGGAGGCTGCTGCGGAGGGCGGTCGTCAGCTACTGCGGCGAGCCCGTGgggacggtggcggcggaggacCCCGAGTGCACGGAGATGCTCAACTACGACCAGGTCTTCATCAGGGACTTCGTGCCCTCCGCGCTCGCCTTCCTCATGCGCGGCGAGACCGAGATCGTCCGCAACTTCCTCCTCCACACCCTCCAGCTTCAG AGCTGGGAGAAAACTGTTGATTGTTACAGCCCTGGGCAAGGATTGATGCCAGCTAGCTTCAAGATTAGGACCGTACCACTTGATGAGAACAATGAAGGATTTGAGGAGGTCTTGGACCCTGACTTTGGCGAGGCAGCCATTGGCCGTGTAGCTCCTGTGGATTCTG GACTGTGGTGGATTATTTTGTTGAGGGCTTACTGCAAGATAACAGGCGACAATGCTTTGCTAGAAAGAGTTGATGTGCAGACAGGAATTCAATTGATACTGAGTTTGTGTTTGGCTGATGGGTTTGACATGTTCCCAACATTACTAGTTACAGATGGATCATGCATGATAGACAGGAGGATGGGAATACATGGGCATCCTCTTGAAATCCAA GCTTTGTTCTACTCCGCTCTACGATGTTCACGAGAAATGCTTGTTGTGAACAATGGATCGAAAAATCTCATCCGTGCCATTAACAACAGGCTCAGTGCGTTGTCCTTTCACATAAGAGAATATTACTGGGTTGACATGAAGAAGATAAATGAGATATACAGATACAAGACAGAAGAATACTCCCATGACGCCACTAACAAATTCAACATTTACCCTGAGCAAATCCCTTCCTGGCTTGTTGACTGGATTCCTGAGAAAGGAGGTTACCTTATAGGGAATCTGCAGCCAGCTCACATGGATTTTAGGTTCTTCTCTCTTGGCAACCTTTGGGCCATAGCTTCGTCTCTAACTACTCCAAAACAAGCTGAGGGAATTCTTAGCCTTATTGAAGAAAAATGGGATGATCTTGTAGCAAACATGCCCCTGAAGATATGCTTCCCTGCAATGGAAGATGATGAATGGCGCATTATTACTGGCAGTGATCCTAAAAATAC CCCATGGTCATATCATAATGGTGGATCTTGGCCAACCTTATTGTGGCAG TTCACATTGGCCTGCATAAAAATGGGCAGACCAGAATTGGCCCGGAGAGCCATTGCTGTGGCCGAGGAGAGACTCTCAGATGACAAGTGGCCAGAATACTATGACACCCGGTCTGGGAGGTTCGTAGGGAAGCAATCCCGATCTTATCAGACATGGACTATTGCTGGTTTCCTGACCTCAAAAATGTTGCTGGAGAACCCCGAGCTGGCTTCTATTCTTACCTGCGATGAGGACCTTGAGCTTCTCCAAGGCTGTgcttgctgcctgtccaagaagagGACCAGGTGCTCACGCCGGGTGGCCAAGCCACATGCTGGGGTGAAGCTGTGA